The following are encoded together in the Pseudoalteromonas ruthenica genome:
- the trmJ gene encoding tRNA (cytosine(32)/uridine(32)-2'-O)-methyltransferase TrmJ, with translation MALENIRIVLVNTSHSGNIGSAARAMKTMGFSNLYLVDPACEIDSHASALAAGATDVLGQAQVVDTLEQALEGCVLAIGTSARSRTLSWPMVDPRQCGEKLVKEGESSPVALVFGRENSGLTNEELQLCNFHVCIPANPDYSSLNLAMAVQTLCYETRMQFLDTQEQAVEQDDNEYPTNEQMQRFYEHLQSTFSNTGFIIKQHPGQVMTKLKRLFNRARPEQQELNILRGMLTSVDKQQNNQD, from the coding sequence ATGGCACTTGAGAACATTCGCATCGTTTTGGTTAACACCTCGCATTCAGGTAATATTGGCTCGGCGGCTCGAGCAATGAAAACCATGGGTTTTAGTAACCTTTATCTTGTTGACCCAGCCTGTGAAATTGATAGTCATGCCAGCGCACTCGCAGCTGGAGCTACGGATGTTTTAGGGCAGGCTCAAGTGGTCGATACGCTAGAGCAAGCACTTGAAGGCTGTGTATTGGCCATCGGCACTAGCGCCCGTTCTCGAACTTTGAGCTGGCCGATGGTAGACCCTCGCCAATGCGGTGAAAAACTTGTTAAAGAAGGCGAAAGTAGCCCTGTGGCATTGGTTTTTGGTCGTGAAAACAGCGGCCTAACCAATGAAGAGTTGCAGCTATGTAATTTCCATGTGTGTATTCCGGCGAACCCAGACTACAGCTCATTGAACCTAGCCATGGCGGTACAAACTCTGTGTTATGAGACGCGCATGCAGTTTTTAGATACTCAAGAGCAAGCGGTCGAACAAGACGACAACGAATACCCTACCAATGAACAAATGCAGCGCTTCTATGAACACTTGCAAAGTACCTTTAGCAACACCGGATTTATCATCAAACAGCACCCTGGCCAGGTGATGACAAAACTAAAACGTTTGTTTAACCGTGCCCGCCCAGAGCAACAAGAGCTCAATATTCTGCGCGGTATGCTGACTTCCGTAGATAAACAGCAAAACAACCAAGACTGA